One Panicum virgatum strain AP13 chromosome 3N, P.virgatum_v5, whole genome shotgun sequence DNA segment encodes these proteins:
- the LOC120665372 gene encoding bifunctional aspartate aminotransferase and glutamate/aspartate-prephenate aminotransferase-like: MVSFSSLSAPSSSSSTPSFTLPTKTSTGTGSVSFPRVRESRKCGARMATVRAEAVDTTISPRVSALRPSKTMAITDQATALRQAGVPVIGLAAGEPDFDTPTVIAEAGMNAIRDGATRYTPNAGTLELRKAICKKLQEENGLSYTPDQVLVSNGAKQCITQAVLAVCSPGDEVLTPAPYWVSYPEMARLAGATPVILPTSISDNYLLRPESLAPVINENSRILILCSPSNPTGSVYPKELLEEIAAIVRKYPRLLVLSDEIYEHIIYQPAKHTSFASLPGMWERTLTVNGFSKAFAMTGWRLGYLAAPKHFVSACGKIQSQYTSGASSISQKAGLAALNLGYAGGEAVSTMVKAFQERRDYLVRSFGELSGVKISEPQGAFYLFIDFSSYYGSEVEGFGTIKDSESLCMFLLEKAQVALVPGDAFGDDKGVRISYAAAMSTLETAMGKIKEAMALLRPPVAV; the protein is encoded by the exons ATGgtctccttctcctccctctccgccccctcctcctcctcctccaccccgtcCTTCACCCTCCCCACCAAAACCTCCACCGGCACCGGCTCCGTCTCATTCCCCAG GGTGAGGGAGTCGCGCAAGTGCGGGGCCAGGATGGCGACGGTGAGGGCGGAGGCGGTGGACACGACCATCAGCCCGCGGGTGAGCGCGCTCCGCCCGTCCAAGACCATGGCCATCACCGACCAGGCCACCGCGCTGCGCCAGGCCGGCGTGCCCGTcatcggcctcgccgccggggaGCCCGACTTCGACACGCCGACCGTGATCGCCGAG GCTGGAATGAATGCAATCAGGGATGGCGCCACAAGATACACGCCCAATGCCGGGACTCTGGAGCTGAGGAAGGCTATCTGCAAAAAGCTTCAGG AGGAGAATGGATTATCCTACACCCCCGATCAGGTGCTAGTGAGCAATGGAGCCAAGCAGTGCATTACACAAGCTGTGCTTGCCGTATGCTCACCTGGTGATGAA GTTTTGACACCTGCTCCATATTGGGTCAGCTACCCTGAGATGGCTAGACTGGCTGGTGCAACGCCAGTTATTCTCCCTACAAGCATATCAGACAATTACCTGCTAAGGCCAGAGTCACTTGCCCCGGTGATCAATGAAAATTCAAGGATCTTGATTCTCTGCTCTCCATCTAATCCAACAGGGTCTGTTTATCCTAAGGAGTTGCTTGAGGAGATTGCTGCTATAGTCAGGAAGTATCCTAGGCTCCTG GTTTTATCTGATGAGATCTATGAGCATATCATCTATCAGCCTGCTAAACATACAAGCTTTGCTTCGTTGCCTGGAATGTGGGAAAGAACATTAACTGTAAATGGCTTTTCTAAG GCTTTTGCTATGACCGGTTGGAGACTTGGATATTTAGCTGCCCCTAAACATTTCGTCTCAGCCTGTGGAAAGATCCAAAGCCAG TACACCTCTGGGGCCAGTAGTATATCACAGAAGGCAGGGCTTGCGGCTTTGAACCTGGGTTATGCCGGTGGTGAAGCAGTATCAACCATGGTAAAAGCATTCCAGGAGCGTCGTGATTACCTTGTAAGAAGCTTTGGGGAGCTGTCAGGAGTCAAGATATCAGAACCTCAG GGAGCCTTCTATTTGTTTATCGATTTCAGCTCCTACTATGGTTCTGAGGTGGAAGGTTTTGGCACTATCAAGGACTCTGAATCCCTCTGCATGTTTCTGCTAGAAAAGGCACAG GTTGCACTTGTCCCTGGGGATGCATTTGGAGATGACAAGGGTGTTCGCATTTCATACGCTGCAGCTATGTCAACACTGGAAACTGCAATGGGGAAGATAAAAGAAGCGATGGCTCTGCTCAGGCCCCCTGTTGCCGTTTAA
- the LOC120665373 gene encoding uncharacterized protein LOC120665373 translates to MSLACLVCHGMNSPSHSLRSYSVSSSEEESRCGAAVACLARRVTPAGTSSVGTSKVTPSPPMVTGQSAEGTPRLQRSRAVSRDLVRDWNFDEVILAN, encoded by the coding sequence ATGAGTCTTGCTTGCCTTGTATGCCATGGCATGAACAGCCCCTCGCACTCTCTTAGAAGCTACTCAGTGTCGAGTTCAGAGGAGGAGAGCCGATGTGGAGCTGCTGTGGCCTGCTTAGCTCGAAGAGTAACGCCAGCTGGAACTTCTAGTGTTGGCACATCAAAGGTGACCCCGTCTCCGCCCATGGTGACTGGTCAAAGCGCAGAGGGCACTCCCCGCCTTCAACGCAGCCGTGCTGTGTCCAGGGACCTTGTTAGGGATTGGAACTTTGATGAAGTAATTCTCGCAAACTAG